A single region of the Maylandia zebra isolate NMK-2024a linkage group LG17, Mzebra_GT3a, whole genome shotgun sequence genome encodes:
- the fbxl14b gene encoding F-box/LRR-repeat protein 14b — protein sequence METHISCLFPEILAMIFSYLDVRDKGRVAQVCIAWRDASYHKSVWRGVEAKLHLRRANPSLFPSLQARGIRRVQILSLRRSLSYVIQGMPNIESLNLSGCYNLTDNGLGHAFVQEIPSLRVLNLSLCKQITDSSLGRIAQYLKNLEVLELGGCSNITNTGLLLIAWGLHRLKSLNLRSCRHVSDVGIGHLAGMTRSAAEGCLNLEYLTLQDCQKLTDLSLKHISKGLTKLRVLNLSFCGGISDAGMIHLSHMTSLWSLNLRSCDNISDTGTMHLAMGTLRLSGLDVSFCDKIGDQTLAYIAQGLYQLKSLSLCSCHISDDGINRMVRQMHELRTLNIGQCVRITDKGLELIADHLTQLVGIDLYGCTKITKRGLERITQLPCLKVLNLGLWQMTESEKVR from the coding sequence ATGGAGACGCACATTTCGTGCCTCTTCCCAGAAATTTTGGCAATGATTTTCAGTTATCTGGACGTGAGGGACAAAGGCAGGGTAGCCCAAGTGTGCATCGCTTGGAGGGACGCATCCTACCACAAGTCAGTGTGGAGGGGGGTGGAAGCCAAGCTGCACCTCCGCAGGGCGAATCCCTCCTTATTCCCCAGCCTCCAGGCCAGGGGCATCCGGAGGGTCCAGATCCTGTCTCTGCGCCGCAGCCTGAGCTATGTCATCCAGGGAATGCCAAACATCGAGTCCCTCAATCTGTCCGGCTGCTACAACCTCACGGATAACGGGCTGGGCCATGCGTTCGTGCAGGAGATCCCATCACTTCGGGTTTTGAACCTAAGTCTGTGCAAGCAGATAACAGACTCTAGTCTAGGGAGGATTGCTCAGTATCTGAAGAACCTGGAGGTGCTGGAGCTTGGTGGCTGCAGCAACATTACCAACACTGGGCTTCTGTTGATAGCCTGGGGCCTCCACAGACTCAAGAGCCTCAATCTGAGGTCCTGCAGACATGTCTCAGATGTGGGGATTGGACATTTGGCGGGCATGACCCGTAGTGCAGCAGAGGGCTGCTTGAACTTGGAGTACCTGACCCTCCAAGACTGtcagaaactgacagacctgtcACTCAAACACATTTCCAAGGGGCTGACCAAGCTCCGGGTACTGAACCTGAGCTTCTGTGGGGGGATCTCAGACGCAGGGATGATCCACCTCTCACATATGACTTCCCTGTGGAGCCTCAACCTACGCTCCTGTGACAACATAAGCGACACGGGGACAATGCACCTTGCTATGGGCACCCTAAGACTCTCTGGGCTTGATGTTTCGTTCTGTGACAAGATAGGAGACCAGACTCTGGCGTACATCGCTCAGGGGTTGTACCAGCTCAAGTCCCTGTCTCTGTGCTCGTGTCACATCTCCGACGACGGGATAAACCGGATGGTGAGGCAGATGCACGAGCTGAGGACCCTTAACATTGGACAGTGTGTGCGCATCACGGACAAAGGGCTGGAGCTCATAGCGGACCACCTCACCCAGCTGGTGGGCATCGACCTGTATGGATGTACCAAGATCACCAAGAGGGGACTGGAGAGGATCACACAGCTCCCCTGCCTTAAAGTGTTGAACCTGGGACTCTGGCAGATGACAGAGAGTGAGAAAGTGAGGTGA